A section of the Salvelinus sp. IW2-2015 unplaced genomic scaffold, ASM291031v2 Un_scaffold4711, whole genome shotgun sequence genome encodes:
- the LOC112077576 gene encoding endophilin-B1-like — MDITRLAVDAGAFINRAVQYTEEALGQAEKTELDSRLESLLDRAESTKTWTDKIISQTENLLQPNPGARLEDLLYKGLDWSAPERPTPHELLSENMMDAALELGRHTRATLLRPSQRHRLTHTWLDDSCYPLDLLGLNEGSVGLNANPLGEEYVAHVSYMFSFLRVRWLKMWAQEVSQAEMELRISQCVFDRQSEITRLLLEGINTTHAAHLRSLYDFVEAQGSYYAQCYQLTQDLHTQLASRTQAYGLIQEE, encoded by the exons ATGGATATCACGAGGCTCGCTGTGGATGCGGGCGCGTTTATCAACCGAGCAGTTCAG TATACGGAGGAAGCTCTGGGGCAGGCTGAGAAGACAGAGTTGGACAGCCGGTTGGAGAGTCTTCTGGACAGAGCAGAGTCCACTAAGACCTGGACTGACAAAATCATCTCACAGACTGAGAATTTACTGCAGCCTAACCCTg GAGCTCGTTTAGAGGACTTGTTGTATAAGGGTCTGGATTGGAGCGCCCCTGAGAGGCCAACCCCCCACGAGCTGCTGAGTGAAAACATGATGGACGCTGCTCTGGAACTGGGGAGACACACACGCGCTACGTTACTACGACCATCCCAGCGACACCGACTCACCCATACttg GCTGGATgacagttgctatccattggaCCTACTCGGACTTAACGAAGGGTCAGTG ggtctAAATGCTAACCCATTAGGAGAGGAGTATGTAGCTCATGTCTCCTACATGTTCAGCTTCCTACGAGTCAGATGGCTGAAG ATGTGGGCCCAGGAAGTCTCTCAGGCAGAGATGGAGCTGAGGAtctctcagtgtgtgtttgaCCGACAGTCAGAGATCACCAGACTACTGCTGGAGGGAATCAACACTACACAT GCTGCCCATTTGAGAAGTCTGTATGACTTTGTAGAAGCCCAGGGTAGTTACTACGCTCAGTGTTACCAGCTCACACAGGACCTACACACCCAACTGGCCAG
- the LOC112077579 gene encoding serine/threonine-protein kinase ATR isoform X2, whose translation MSGKELKKFILPKTASLEEKLKVHKDVLCARHPPVFYEWFLRTFPDPTTWYSSRSAYCRSTAVMSVVGYILGLGDRHGENILFDSXTGECVHVDFNCLFNKLCTFDVPEVVPFRLTQNMVHAMGPMGTEGLFRTACEVTLRLMRDQREPLMSVLKTFLHDPLVEWSKPKGPSKTQASETGEIVNEKAKTHVCEIDQRLQGVIKSHNKVLGLPLSIEGHVHYLIQEATDDKLLCQMYLGWGPYL comes from the exons ATGTCAGGTAAAGAGTTGAAGAAGTTTATTCTTCCTAAGACTGCATCGCTTGAGGAGAAGCTGAAAGTCCATAAGGACGTCCTGTGTGCCAGACACCCTCCTGTCTTCTATGAATGGTTTCTCCGAACCTTCCCTGACCCCACCACATG gtacagCAGCAGGTCAGCCTACTGTCGCTCCACAGCGGTGATGTCCGTGGTGGGCTACATCCTGGGTCTTGGAGACCGCCATGGAGAGAACATCCTGTTTGACTCATTSACCGGGGAGTGTGTTCACGTCGACTTCAACTGCCTCTTCAACAAGCTTTGT ACGTTTGATGTTCCGGAAGTGGTTCCGTTCAGACTGACCCAGAACATGGTCCATGCTATGGGCCCCATGGGGACAGAGGGGCTGTTCAGAACCGCCTGTGAAGTCACGCTACGCCTYatgagagaccagagagaaccaCTCAtgag tgtacTGAAGACGTTCCTCCATGACCCTCTGGTAGAGTGGAGTAAACCTAAAGGACCGTCCAAGACACAGGCCAGTGAGACTGGAGAGATAGTCAACGAGAAG GCCAAGACCCATGTGTGTGAGATTGATCAGCGTTTGCAGGGCGTGATAAAGAGTCATAACAAAGTGTTGGGTCTGCCTCTGTCTATAGAGGGACATGTCCACTACCTCATACAGGAGGCTACTGACGACAAACTACTGTGTCAGATGTACCTGGGCTGGGGACCTTACCTGTGA
- the LOC112077579 gene encoding serine/threonine-protein kinase ATR isoform X1: MSGKELKKFILPKTASLEEKLKVHKDVLCARHPPVFYEWFLRTFPDPTTWYSSRSAYCRSTAVMSVVGYILGLGDRHGENILFDSXTGECVHVDFNCLFNKGETFDVPEVVPFRLTQNMVHAMGPMGTEGLFRTACEVTLRLMRDQREPLMSVLKTFLHDPLVEWSKPKGPSKTQASETGEIVNEKAKTHVCEIDQRLQGVIKSHNKVLGLPLSIEGHVHYLIQEATDDKLLCQMYLGWGPYL, encoded by the exons ATGTCAGGTAAAGAGTTGAAGAAGTTTATTCTTCCTAAGACTGCATCGCTTGAGGAGAAGCTGAAAGTCCATAAGGACGTCCTGTGTGCCAGACACCCTCCTGTCTTCTATGAATGGTTTCTCCGAACCTTCCCTGACCCCACCACATG gtacagCAGCAGGTCAGCCTACTGTCGCTCCACAGCGGTGATGTCCGTGGTGGGCTACATCCTGGGTCTTGGAGACCGCCATGGAGAGAACATCCTGTTTGACTCATTSACCGGGGAGTGTGTTCACGTCGACTTCAACTGCCTCTTCAACAAG gGTGAGACGTTTGATGTTCCGGAAGTGGTTCCGTTCAGACTGACCCAGAACATGGTCCATGCTATGGGCCCCATGGGGACAGAGGGGCTGTTCAGAACCGCCTGTGAAGTCACGCTACGCCTYatgagagaccagagagaaccaCTCAtgag tgtacTGAAGACGTTCCTCCATGACCCTCTGGTAGAGTGGAGTAAACCTAAAGGACCGTCCAAGACACAGGCCAGTGAGACTGGAGAGATAGTCAACGAGAAG GCCAAGACCCATGTGTGTGAGATTGATCAGCGTTTGCAGGGCGTGATAAAGAGTCATAACAAAGTGTTGGGTCTGCCTCTGTCTATAGAGGGACATGTCCACTACCTCATACAGGAGGCTACTGACGACAAACTACTGTGTCAGATGTACCTGGGCTGGGGACCTTACCTGTGA